In Vibrio crassostreae, one DNA window encodes the following:
- a CDS encoding cytochrome b, translating into MNNPRYDLLSRVLHWVMASVIIYATIAGYVMHYVTSHPELFSFLSVLNMSLATVATPLLVVRYIWSHFRSSPNMPTSVPEGQKCVAKLAHSLMYLVMFMVFSTGYLMLKEPYSLFWLVGVNNLITNSAINGFFFYLHRASCIALACLIVLHISAALKHHFVSKNYVLKMML; encoded by the coding sequence TTGAATAATCCACGATACGATTTATTAAGCCGTGTACTGCACTGGGTAATGGCTTCTGTAATCATCTACGCAACAATAGCAGGGTATGTGATGCACTATGTCACCAGCCATCCAGAGCTGTTTTCTTTTTTGTCAGTGCTCAACATGTCATTGGCGACCGTTGCGACACCGCTGCTCGTGGTGCGTTATATCTGGAGCCACTTTCGCTCATCGCCAAACATGCCAACCTCTGTGCCTGAAGGGCAAAAATGTGTAGCTAAGCTTGCACATTCTTTGATGTACCTTGTGATGTTTATGGTTTTCAGCACCGGTTACTTAATGCTAAAGGAGCCGTACTCTTTATTTTGGCTAGTGGGCGTAAATAACCTAATTACCAACTCTGCAATCAACGGCTTCTTTTTCTATCTACATCGTGCCAGTTGTATTGCCCTCGCCTGTTTAATTGTGCTGCATATCAGTGCCGCCCTTAAACACCACTTTGTCTCTAAGAACTATGTATTGAAGATGATGCTCTAG
- a CDS encoding tetratricopeptide repeat protein translates to MLRILLIAVISVFSAMSFASEEVKYSEQEYLDRPLMERYILDELKQLRMEQQDLERRLTIQMTDRELSVADKSLNYANVTVTYFFYIIAGVASLIALVGWQSLKELKHTTKEMADRRLNDIAQDYEKKFNVLERDLKRKTRIISENNREIEIINEIHNLWLRAQNAQTAEQKIEIYDEILKVRPGDLEALTYKADAAMDMQEYHWAMSLCNRVLEVDDQNAHALYQRACAYARLGAEGQAIDDLERSIEASGSMRELLADEPDFEMLRGLERFEALREE, encoded by the coding sequence ATGCTTCGAATCTTATTGATTGCAGTTATCTCGGTGTTCAGCGCGATGAGTTTTGCAAGCGAAGAGGTTAAGTACTCTGAACAAGAGTATTTGGATAGACCGCTGATGGAGCGCTATATCTTGGATGAGCTGAAGCAACTACGAATGGAGCAGCAGGATCTTGAAAGGCGTCTCACAATCCAGATGACAGATCGTGAATTGTCAGTAGCGGATAAATCGCTGAACTATGCCAATGTGACTGTGACGTATTTTTTCTACATTATTGCTGGTGTAGCTTCTCTTATTGCATTGGTGGGTTGGCAATCACTCAAAGAGTTGAAACACACCACCAAAGAGATGGCTGACAGACGACTCAACGACATAGCCCAAGATTATGAGAAGAAGTTTAACGTTCTTGAAAGGGATCTTAAGCGTAAGACTCGAATCATCTCAGAGAACAACAGAGAAATCGAAATCATCAATGAAATTCATAATTTATGGTTGAGGGCTCAGAATGCTCAAACCGCCGAGCAGAAAATTGAAATCTACGATGAGATCTTAAAAGTTCGCCCGGGTGATTTGGAAGCACTAACTTACAAAGCCGATGCAGCAATGGACATGCAGGAATACCACTGGGCGATGAGCTTATGTAATCGCGTGTTGGAAGTGGACGATCAAAATGCTCACGCCTTGTATCAACGTGCTTGTGCCTACGCAAGGTTAGGTGCTGAAGGCCAAGCGATCGATGACTTAGAGCGCTCTATCGAAGCCAGTGGTTCAATGCGAGAGCTATTGGCTGATGAACCTGACTTTGAGATGCTGCGTGGCTTAGAACGCTTCGAAGCACTTCGTGAAGAATAA
- a CDS encoding peptidoglycan DD-metalloendopeptidase family protein, whose amino-acid sequence MKFLRIGLIVIAISAFSLAALLSFHPEPEKEISIKVTPYQELHTDGEEQAPPQTNSNSMIKIHYFVKVGDTLSNIFESWNLPYETVHKVMEADLESLKLDTIKPGDHLELLLDSDSKQLVELIFHESLVEQAVFTKNDDGSFNYQFHEMPGEWKEKLYAGSVHGSFSTSAYKAGLTTAQIANITRTLKDKVNFARELRAGDSFNVLVKEQYTNDHLTGKTEVQGISIQLRNREVAAFLAPDGLFYDREGNSLEQAFDRYPVDRKFRRITSSFNPKRRHPVTGRISPHNGTDFATPVGAPVYSTGDGRVVALRDHPYAGKYLVIEHNSVYTTRYLHLSRFLVKKGQQIKRGQKIALSGATGRITGPHLHFEVLVRGRAVDAMKANLPMASSIMPKDRKEFLARMASFDAMISEPAGRAS is encoded by the coding sequence ATGAAGTTCCTCCGTATTGGCCTGATCGTTATTGCTATCAGCGCATTTTCCCTTGCTGCTTTGCTCTCTTTTCATCCTGAACCAGAAAAAGAAATCTCGATAAAAGTCACGCCTTATCAAGAACTGCACACGGACGGTGAGGAACAGGCGCCGCCACAAACCAATTCGAACTCAATGATCAAAATTCACTACTTTGTGAAGGTTGGGGATACCCTCAGTAATATATTCGAATCGTGGAATCTGCCTTATGAAACGGTTCACAAGGTCATGGAAGCGGATCTTGAATCTTTGAAACTCGACACAATAAAGCCTGGTGACCATCTAGAGTTGCTATTGGATAGTGACTCTAAACAACTCGTAGAGCTCATTTTCCATGAAAGTCTCGTAGAACAAGCTGTCTTTACGAAAAATGATGATGGAAGCTTTAACTACCAATTTCATGAAATGCCTGGTGAATGGAAAGAAAAACTCTACGCGGGCAGTGTTCATGGTAGCTTTTCAACATCTGCATACAAAGCGGGGCTTACGACAGCTCAGATAGCCAATATTACTCGCACGTTGAAAGATAAAGTTAACTTCGCTCGTGAACTAAGAGCAGGTGACAGCTTTAATGTACTGGTCAAAGAGCAGTACACGAATGATCATTTAACGGGCAAAACAGAAGTTCAAGGTATCTCAATTCAATTAAGAAACCGAGAAGTGGCGGCGTTTCTTGCGCCTGACGGTCTTTTCTACGACAGAGAGGGTAATAGCCTAGAGCAAGCTTTCGATAGATACCCTGTAGACAGAAAATTCCGAAGAATTACCTCATCGTTCAACCCTAAACGAAGACACCCAGTGACAGGGCGTATTTCGCCACACAATGGTACTGACTTTGCGACGCCTGTGGGCGCCCCCGTATACTCAACGGGTGATGGCCGTGTTGTGGCGCTTCGTGACCACCCTTATGCCGGGAAATACTTGGTGATTGAACATAACAGCGTATACACGACACGTTATCTTCACTTGAGCCGCTTCCTCGTTAAGAAAGGTCAGCAAATTAAGCGAGGTCAGAAAATCGCATTATCGGGTGCAACTGGCCGTATCACAGGTCCTCATTTGCACTTTGAGGTATTGGTTCGTGGTCGAGCAGTCGATGCGATGAAGGCTAACTTACCGATGGCAAGCTCAATTATGCCTAAAGATAGGAAAGAATTTTTGGCTCGAATGGCCTCTTTTGATGCCATGATCTCTGAGCCAGCAGGTCGTGCAAGTTAG
- a CDS encoding heavy metal-binding domain-containing protein: protein MIITTTQSVEGKRIVDYKGVIAGEAILGVNVFKDMFSGIRDFVGGRSGTYEKELEKARNYAFKELEQKAIEAGANAVVGVDIDYEVLGTGNGMLMVSASGTAVVVA, encoded by the coding sequence ATGATTATTACCACTACACAATCTGTCGAAGGCAAACGCATTGTCGATTACAAAGGGGTTATTGCCGGAGAAGCTATCCTAGGGGTGAACGTGTTCAAAGATATGTTTTCGGGTATTCGTGACTTTGTGGGTGGACGTTCTGGTACCTACGAGAAAGAACTGGAAAAAGCACGTAACTACGCATTCAAAGAGTTAGAGCAGAAAGCGATTGAAGCGGGTGCCAACGCAGTGGTAGGCGTAGATATTGATTACGAAGTACTTGGCACAGGCAATGGTATGCTGATGGTTTCAGCAAGCGGCACAGCAGTGGTTGTGGCTTAG
- a CDS encoding LysR substrate-binding domain-containing protein, producing the protein MKKLVPLKSVYAFIAVAETGSMTDAARVLYVSHSAVSQAIKSLEQLVNKPLFQRVGRRVVLNAAGKRYYRKVAPALEQVIEATEELARTPNEHRITLNMVNSLAMHWWIPRVPDFQAFAPSLDIRISTLTGPFDLEQEGVDIALVHGKPNEWDQYYSEKLGDDDLVLVCSPTLLKNQSELSVQQLVKQNPTIGVFNLRRQHDWQVWCDNYQIPLPTFHSNLTFDVSIQAVQAAIRSLGVLVTHRLFVKDDISHGMLVELGDPVANPHQDFYFVCPKNKLKQESVLKLRTWLRHEFTRSETIISGDIQE; encoded by the coding sequence ATGAAAAAACTCGTTCCGCTTAAATCCGTTTATGCTTTCATTGCTGTAGCTGAAACTGGCAGCATGACCGACGCCGCTCGGGTGTTGTATGTTAGCCACTCTGCGGTAAGCCAAGCTATCAAGTCCCTGGAGCAACTGGTCAACAAACCGTTGTTTCAACGAGTCGGTCGTCGTGTTGTGCTTAATGCTGCAGGTAAGCGATATTACCGAAAAGTCGCTCCCGCACTTGAGCAAGTGATAGAGGCTACCGAAGAGCTTGCCAGAACACCTAACGAGCACCGCATTACCCTTAACATGGTCAATTCACTCGCGATGCACTGGTGGATTCCCCGCGTCCCCGATTTCCAAGCTTTTGCTCCCTCACTTGATATCCGTATTTCCACGTTAACTGGCCCTTTTGATCTAGAGCAGGAAGGTGTCGATATTGCCCTTGTGCACGGCAAACCGAATGAATGGGATCAGTATTACAGCGAAAAGCTTGGCGATGATGATCTGGTCTTGGTATGCAGTCCAACTCTGCTAAAAAACCAGAGTGAGTTAAGCGTTCAACAACTCGTCAAACAAAACCCGACCATTGGTGTTTTTAACCTAAGGCGACAACACGACTGGCAGGTATGGTGCGACAATTACCAAATCCCACTGCCCACATTCCATAGCAATCTAACATTCGATGTCTCCATTCAAGCCGTGCAAGCTGCAATTCGCTCATTAGGCGTATTAGTAACGCATCGCTTGTTTGTGAAAGATGATATTAGCCACGGCATGCTGGTAGAGCTTGGCGATCCAGTAGCTAACCCGCACCAAGATTTCTACTTTGTTTGCCCGAAAAACAAATTAAAACAAGAAAGTGTGCTAAAACTGAGAACATGGTTGAGACATGAATTCACACGCTCAGAGACAATAATCAGCGGTGATATTCAGGAATAA
- a CDS encoding DMT family transporter, with amino-acid sequence MSDITKATTFMLLSTFSLSLSGLMAKYLSEVMPTSLLSFVRFLLPSLFLFLFLTFYKISKPTREMWKPLVMRAIFMVACQWCFLTSLQTLTLVEGVVLFSTGPLFIPLLEKLIFGTKIHTTTIVCLAVTFVGVVMMAGDWSQFELGSEFFRPALLLGLLAGVFNSGSQVSLYRASKTSLSPAELNAWTFLVAAIIVIPMVVFTSVSAVPEVRESAEKGFLSALLSFDDLRWIVLGAFGLALFTINTQIFRSKAYKLADSGSQLAPLIFTNMLFSALWQGLFFDDVFSTQQMIGINLIVVASITNTLLAKRHSKAKAKQKPHTTMVVANTAVLDSATKS; translated from the coding sequence ATGTCTGATATTACCAAGGCGACGACTTTCATGTTGTTGTCGACGTTTAGTTTGTCTTTAAGTGGCTTAATGGCCAAATATCTATCTGAAGTGATGCCCACTTCGTTACTCAGTTTTGTGCGGTTTTTGTTACCCAGCCTGTTTTTATTTCTTTTTCTGACCTTTTATAAGATCAGTAAGCCGACACGAGAAATGTGGAAACCTTTAGTGATGCGGGCGATCTTTATGGTGGCGTGTCAGTGGTGTTTCCTTACTTCACTACAAACTTTAACTCTCGTTGAAGGGGTAGTGTTGTTCAGCACTGGTCCTCTGTTTATCCCATTGTTAGAAAAATTAATATTTGGCACCAAGATTCATACAACGACGATAGTGTGTTTAGCTGTCACCTTTGTTGGCGTAGTGATGATGGCGGGGGATTGGTCGCAGTTTGAGTTAGGTTCGGAGTTCTTTAGACCTGCGCTTCTGCTTGGGCTTCTCGCGGGGGTATTTAATTCTGGCTCGCAAGTCAGCTTATACAGAGCATCCAAGACGAGCCTTTCGCCAGCAGAGCTTAACGCGTGGACCTTTTTAGTCGCGGCAATCATTGTGATTCCAATGGTGGTGTTTACTTCAGTTTCTGCGGTTCCCGAGGTACGTGAAAGTGCTGAAAAAGGCTTCCTGTCGGCGTTGTTGTCTTTTGACGATTTACGTTGGATTGTTCTCGGAGCTTTCGGCCTTGCACTGTTTACCATCAATACCCAAATCTTCCGTTCCAAAGCGTATAAGCTGGCAGATAGCGGTTCCCAGTTGGCCCCTCTGATTTTTACAAACATGTTGTTTAGCGCGTTATGGCAGGGGTTATTCTTTGATGATGTGTTTTCTACTCAGCAGATGATTGGCATTAACCTCATTGTCGTGGCGAGCATCACCAATACATTGCTGGCAAAAAGACACAGCAAGGCGAAAGCCAAACAAAAACCACACACCACAATGGTGGTAGCGAATACTGCGGTATTGGACTCAGCAACTAAAAGCTAA
- a CDS encoding HD domain-containing phosphohydrolase — protein MRRRRYPLSIHITSLFLILTTFVGAVLISISYRHSQELLLGTVREVSNEHRDKLESVFKQAVAPVITTLNVMAVSPFVNQQSSSTEKESWLASVDIIFKQNTNLVALFYGSEDGNFRIFRPLSTNKQRAENNAPAKATMMVSSTNLDGENFITYLDGAHQVISTVQSESKFNPTTRTWYRNAKPDGSIHLSEPYLFYFLKTNGITLSRRSADGKHVVGADFTLSSLSSQVSELAYSPQTRLALFDQHFNLLGQHQLDLTTSNLTFQANHDDTNNVNGAGKLSGSEQEQSFFNIPKREQMEALKSSVLGPLISDEEKFNLNLKNVEYNLNTWALTLTPVELTQNVTLYLAEATPHNELLSDLISMRDKQVAVAIGMLFICFGIVWLVANRLSQPLNTLMQLTDNIARFDFRRTHYPKSMIKEVANLAHSIELMEHTLHDLINLLRDTAGNQEFSILAKNIAHQSYLITKAETIVLFTQSEKKDVFDTAANLAIIPFKADINDFIKHTPWLLCKLKSGETIHLNREDNVLNYYQDSIFNSDLYLFPLLNREKLLVGIVAIGYERPITKAQADKHAFLRELLSFAEIAKDNIDQMQQQKDMLNAFIELIASAIDTKSPYTGGHCQRVPELTKWLTQATIDDDRYYPQFSLDSKQWEELMLAAWLHDCGKVTTPEYVVDKATKLETIYDRIHEVRMRFELLKQQAETDYWKAMANGALQEEQLKILEQSLSELDEEFAFVAQCNLGGESMTQEQLERLDQIAKRQWKRTLDDQLGISWAEKERYNSWQKSSQSADAKPDNSEQTLPVMEPLLADKPEHKIPWDNGFNPAELWQEEFVLKPGEVKYNQGELHNLKVRRGTLNDEERFMINDHIIQTFTMLNKLPYPPYLKNIPDIASGHHERIDGKGYPRGLSEDQLPLPSRAMAIADVFEALTSSDRPYKKGKLLSESLNIMTDMATSGHIDPKLYLLFLENKIYDKYAERFLEMNQRCEIDPNEHIDRVKEYIRSLF, from the coding sequence ATGAGACGAAGACGTTATCCGCTGAGTATCCACATCACTAGCCTTTTCCTAATTTTGACAACGTTTGTCGGTGCAGTTTTGATATCAATAAGCTATCGGCATTCTCAAGAGCTGCTATTGGGCACAGTTCGTGAGGTCAGTAATGAGCATCGTGATAAACTGGAATCAGTGTTCAAGCAAGCAGTAGCGCCTGTCATCACCACTTTGAACGTGATGGCGGTCAGTCCGTTTGTTAATCAACAAAGCTCCTCTACCGAGAAGGAGTCTTGGCTAGCATCAGTCGATATCATCTTCAAACAGAATACTAATTTAGTTGCGCTCTTCTATGGCTCGGAGGATGGCAACTTTAGAATATTCCGCCCCTTGAGCACCAATAAACAAAGGGCCGAAAATAATGCCCCTGCCAAAGCGACCATGATGGTCAGTAGCACTAATTTGGATGGTGAGAACTTTATTACCTACCTCGATGGTGCGCATCAGGTCATCAGCACGGTGCAAAGCGAGAGTAAATTTAACCCAACGACTCGTACTTGGTATCGCAATGCAAAGCCCGATGGTTCAATCCACCTATCCGAGCCCTATCTTTTTTATTTTCTTAAAACCAATGGCATTACACTGTCTAGGCGTTCAGCTGATGGCAAGCACGTGGTAGGCGCCGACTTCACGCTGAGTTCACTCTCTTCTCAGGTCAGTGAGCTGGCCTACTCTCCGCAGACCAGACTGGCTCTATTTGACCAACACTTTAACCTTCTGGGTCAGCATCAACTGGATTTAACGACCTCAAACCTCACCTTCCAAGCTAACCATGACGATACTAATAATGTAAATGGCGCAGGCAAACTCTCTGGTAGTGAGCAGGAGCAGAGCTTTTTTAACATCCCCAAACGAGAGCAAATGGAAGCGTTAAAATCTTCAGTATTGGGTCCGCTAATCTCAGATGAGGAAAAGTTTAACCTCAATCTCAAAAACGTCGAGTACAACCTGAATACATGGGCACTGACCTTAACTCCGGTTGAGCTCACCCAAAACGTGACCCTCTATCTAGCAGAGGCGACACCACACAATGAACTGCTTTCTGACCTCATTTCAATGCGTGACAAACAAGTCGCGGTCGCGATTGGGATGTTGTTTATCTGCTTTGGTATCGTGTGGCTAGTAGCTAATCGGCTGTCCCAGCCTCTCAATACCTTGATGCAGCTTACCGATAACATTGCACGATTCGATTTCCGCCGTACTCATTATCCAAAGAGCATGATTAAAGAGGTCGCAAACCTCGCCCACTCCATTGAATTGATGGAACACACACTTCATGACCTGATCAACTTGCTGCGAGACACAGCAGGGAATCAGGAGTTCTCGATACTTGCCAAGAACATCGCTCACCAAAGCTATTTGATAACCAAAGCCGAAACCATTGTGCTGTTTACTCAATCAGAGAAGAAAGATGTGTTTGATACCGCCGCCAACCTAGCGATCATTCCCTTCAAAGCAGACATCAATGACTTCATCAAACACACACCTTGGTTACTGTGCAAACTCAAGTCAGGAGAGACCATCCACCTAAATCGAGAAGATAATGTGCTCAATTACTATCAAGACTCAATCTTCAATTCAGATCTGTACCTATTTCCGTTGTTGAACCGTGAAAAACTGTTGGTTGGTATTGTGGCGATTGGCTATGAAAGACCGATTACCAAAGCTCAAGCAGATAAACACGCCTTTTTAAGAGAGTTATTGAGCTTCGCGGAAATAGCCAAAGACAACATTGACCAAATGCAGCAACAGAAAGACATGCTCAACGCCTTTATCGAGTTGATCGCATCGGCGATTGATACCAAGTCACCATACACGGGAGGGCATTGCCAACGAGTACCTGAGCTCACCAAATGGCTGACCCAAGCAACCATTGATGATGACCGCTATTACCCGCAATTTTCATTGGATAGTAAACAGTGGGAAGAGTTGATGCTCGCCGCTTGGCTTCATGATTGCGGTAAGGTGACCACGCCTGAATATGTGGTAGACAAGGCAACAAAACTAGAAACGATTTACGACCGAATCCACGAAGTACGAATGCGTTTTGAGTTGTTGAAACAGCAAGCAGAAACCGATTACTGGAAAGCCATGGCGAACGGTGCGCTACAAGAAGAGCAACTAAAAATACTCGAACAAAGCTTATCCGAACTGGATGAGGAGTTTGCCTTTGTTGCACAATGCAACCTTGGCGGCGAATCAATGACACAAGAACAGTTAGAACGATTGGACCAAATAGCCAAGCGTCAATGGAAACGAACGTTAGATGATCAACTTGGAATATCTTGGGCTGAAAAAGAGAGGTACAACTCGTGGCAGAAATCGTCGCAATCTGCCGACGCTAAACCAGATAACAGTGAACAGACATTACCAGTGATGGAACCACTCCTTGCGGACAAGCCAGAGCACAAGATCCCATGGGATAATGGCTTTAACCCAGCAGAATTGTGGCAAGAAGAGTTCGTCCTTAAGCCTGGAGAGGTGAAATACAACCAAGGGGAGCTGCACAATTTGAAAGTTCGCCGTGGTACGTTAAACGATGAAGAACGTTTTATGATCAACGATCATATTATCCAAACCTTCACCATGCTTAACAAGCTGCCTTACCCACCTTACCTCAAGAATATTCCGGATATCGCGAGCGGGCATCACGAGCGTATTGACGGTAAGGGCTACCCAAGAGGCTTAAGCGAAGATCAACTGCCTCTACCTTCAAGAGCAATGGCAATTGCTGATGTGTTCGAAGCTCTCACCTCTAGTGATCGACCATATAAGAAAGGCAAACTCCTGAGTGAATCACTCAACATCATGACCGATATGGCGACTAGCGGTCATATTGATCCCAAGCTCTATTTGCTGTTTTTGGAAAACAAGATCTACGACAAATATGCTGAGCGATTCCTAGAAATGAACCAGCGTTGCGAGATTGACCCAAACGAACACATCGACCGAGTAAAAGAGTACATACGCTCATTATTCTAA
- a CDS encoding phosphatase — MELKVDTHTHTYASGHAYSTLIENAKSAKQNGLDMFCTTDHSESMPGAPHYWFFSNQRVLPRFIEDVAIMRGVESNIMNTQGEIDIHPSVDKNLDWVIASFHEPVFRPSDIATHTEALVNVIKGGRIDALGHLGNPNFDFDFEAVIQCAVENNVAIEINNTTLKGNSRVGSVDRCFEIARIAKAKGAFITTGSDAHFCLDVGGLDLVAALLDEVGVDSSKVITHSPKQFLAFLALRGRNEIPEYSALV, encoded by the coding sequence ATGGAACTCAAAGTAGATACTCACACCCACACATACGCAAGTGGTCATGCTTACAGCACGCTTATCGAGAATGCCAAGTCGGCAAAACAAAATGGCTTAGACATGTTTTGTACTACTGATCATTCAGAATCAATGCCAGGTGCGCCACACTACTGGTTCTTCAGTAATCAGCGTGTGCTTCCTCGCTTTATCGAAGACGTTGCAATTATGCGCGGCGTTGAATCAAACATTATGAACACTCAGGGAGAAATCGACATTCATCCGAGCGTTGATAAGAACCTAGATTGGGTGATTGCAAGCTTCCACGAGCCCGTGTTCCGCCCATCAGATATCGCGACCCATACAGAGGCTCTCGTGAATGTGATTAAGGGCGGTCGAATTGATGCGCTTGGTCACTTAGGCAATCCTAATTTTGATTTCGATTTTGAAGCCGTTATTCAATGTGCGGTTGAGAACAACGTGGCGATTGAAATCAACAACACCACACTCAAAGGCAATAGCCGAGTTGGTAGTGTCGACCGCTGTTTTGAGATCGCAAGAATAGCGAAGGCGAAGGGGGCATTTATTACAACAGGGAGCGATGCGCATTTCTGTTTAGATGTCGGTGGCTTGGATTTAGTCGCCGCATTGTTAGATGAAGTGGGTGTCGATTCGAGTAAAGTGATTACCCATTCGCCAAAGCAATTCCTGGCCTTTTTGGCCTTGCGCGGTCGTAATGAAATCCCAGAATACTCAGCTCTTGTTTAA
- a CDS encoding cytochrome b562 encodes MKTRSILLSGLIAASVLSGNAFANVDLKKNMQEMKLAFKQAAEAQSIEEMQKPIVRLDTLVAELKTGVYPVEKEDNFMEGFKKISASLDSIEQKLDQGDLESAQQELRTIDGLREEYHEKRNPSIWSKIFG; translated from the coding sequence ATGAAAACTCGCTCAATCCTTTTATCTGGTTTAATCGCTGCTTCAGTATTGTCTGGCAACGCATTTGCTAATGTTGACCTTAAGAAAAACATGCAAGAAATGAAGCTTGCGTTCAAACAAGCGGCAGAAGCTCAGAGCATTGAAGAGATGCAAAAGCCTATCGTTCGTTTAGATACGCTAGTGGCAGAGCTGAAAACGGGTGTTTACCCTGTCGAGAAAGAAGACAATTTCATGGAAGGCTTCAAAAAGATCAGTGCATCACTGGATAGCATTGAGCAGAAGCTAGACCAAGGTGACTTAGAATCGGCACAGCAAGAACTTCGTACTATTGACGGCCTTCGTGAAGAGTACCATGAGAAGCGTAACCCAAGCATTTGGAGTAAGATCTTCGGTTAA
- a CDS encoding PepSY-associated TM helix domain-containing protein, whose protein sequence is MLRNESQTTAKAQATSQPTSSATIGSKTNIKSKERNKTLYFLTWRWHFYAGLFVIPFMLMLSITGLVMLFDDEIELAFHHDAIEIVALGDPIKVSQQLAAVQNQYPQGSVTQFVPSKVPDLANRFSVSLEDGTSVFATVNQYTGEVVGEVPRSDSLYQLANDIHGTLLIGDWGDYLIEVAISLSILLLVSGIYLWLPRDNASRAGFLKLRVSSGPRVLMRDLHANIGGTLSLILLLFILSGLAWTGFWGGKLVQAWSTFPAQMWDDIPLSDKTHASLNHGSEEELPWNLEQTPLPLSQDKPAEHVHHVEEASEPHDHSKMGEDHSRHVIAASSFAIDDVIEKARSLGFTHYKVNFPRSETGVYTVTANTMGGDIIDPTQDRTTHLDQYSGRILGEVTWQDYNFIAKTLAVGISLHQGDISIINKLLNALFCLAFIVVSVTGGVMWWMRRPSGQSKLGTPPKFGDAGLWKAGLVTVVIISILFPLAGATIVIAMLLDWLLFSRVERFKTALS, encoded by the coding sequence ATGTTGAGAAATGAATCTCAAACTACTGCGAAGGCACAAGCGACTTCGCAACCTACAAGCAGTGCAACAATTGGTTCGAAAACCAATATTAAAAGCAAAGAGCGCAATAAAACCCTCTACTTTCTCACCTGGCGCTGGCACTTCTATGCTGGGCTATTCGTTATCCCTTTCATGCTGATGTTAAGTATTACTGGCTTAGTGATGTTGTTTGACGATGAAATCGAGTTAGCTTTCCATCACGATGCGATCGAGATTGTTGCATTGGGCGACCCGATTAAAGTGTCACAACAGCTAGCAGCAGTGCAGAATCAATATCCGCAAGGTTCAGTGACACAATTTGTACCAAGCAAAGTGCCTGACTTGGCGAACCGTTTTTCAGTCTCTCTGGAAGACGGCACATCGGTTTTCGCAACAGTGAATCAATATACCGGTGAAGTCGTCGGTGAGGTGCCACGCAGCGACAGCCTGTATCAACTGGCAAATGACATCCACGGAACTTTATTGATTGGTGATTGGGGGGATTATCTGATTGAAGTGGCGATAAGTTTATCCATTCTATTGCTAGTTAGTGGCATTTACTTATGGCTACCAAGAGATAACGCGAGCCGTGCTGGCTTTCTTAAGCTGAGAGTGTCATCCGGACCGCGCGTACTGATGCGAGACTTGCATGCGAACATAGGTGGCACGTTATCTCTTATTCTGCTGCTCTTTATCCTATCAGGGTTAGCGTGGACAGGTTTCTGGGGCGGTAAGCTTGTTCAAGCATGGAGCACTTTCCCGGCTCAAATGTGGGATGATATTCCGCTGTCTGATAAGACACACGCATCGCTTAACCATGGCTCAGAAGAAGAACTGCCATGGAATCTGGAACAGACACCACTGCCGTTGTCTCAAGATAAGCCTGCAGAACACGTTCATCATGTGGAAGAGGCGTCCGAACCTCATGATCATTCTAAGATGGGAGAAGACCACTCTCGACATGTCATTGCGGCGAGCAGTTTCGCGATTGATGATGTTATTGAGAAAGCACGATCTCTTGGTTTCACGCATTACAAGGTGAATTTCCCACGTTCAGAAACGGGTGTTTACACGGTGACAGCGAACACTATGGGTGGTGACATCATCGATCCAACTCAAGATCGCACTACGCACCTAGACCAATACTCAGGCCGTATTCTGGGTGAGGTGACATGGCAAGATTACAACTTCATTGCCAAGACGCTAGCTGTTGGTATTTCTCTGCACCAAGGTGACATCAGTATCATCAATAAGCTTCTAAATGCCTTGTTCTGCTTGGCCTTCATCGTTGTGTCAGTGACTGGCGGTGTGATGTGGTGGATGCGCAGACCTTCAGGTCAAAGCAAGTTGGGAACGCCACCGAAGTTTGGCGATGCTGGCTTATGGAAAGCGGGTTTAGTGACTGTGGTTATTATTTCGATATTGTTTCCACTCGCGGGTGCAACGATTGTGATTGCAATGCTATTGGATTGGTTACTGTTTTCACGCGTTGAGAGATTCAAGACCGCGTTGAGTTAA